A genomic stretch from Haloarchaeobius amylolyticus includes:
- a CDS encoding DUF7521 family protein: MHEPLVAGKLLVIFIGTFIAYRAYTGYRDHGSEPMLYLAVGFGLISLASGIEGLLFEVVNVDIFLASTIQTAIALLGMVTILYSLYGSRGIRVDD, encoded by the coding sequence ATGCACGAACCGCTCGTCGCCGGGAAACTTCTCGTCATCTTCATCGGGACGTTCATCGCGTACCGAGCCTACACCGGGTATCGAGACCACGGCAGCGAACCGATGTTGTATCTCGCGGTCGGGTTCGGGCTCATCAGCTTAGCCAGCGGTATCGAGGGCCTGCTGTTCGAGGTGGTGAACGTCGACATCTTCCTCGCAAGCACAATCCAGACGGCCATCGCACTGCTCGGGATGGTCACGATACTGTACTCGCTGTACGGTTCCCGTGGTATTCGGGTCGACGACTGA
- a CDS encoding ArsR/SmtB family transcription factor, which yields MDESFPRDDWDLNENALFRALADDTTRTILSRTSDQPRSANELADHVDVSLSTIYRRLEQLEGDGLIDERLRVDMSGDHHKMYQATITHVGVDIDGDGVRTHVEPNEDVAERFARIWERIRGDR from the coding sequence GTGGACGAATCGTTCCCCCGTGATGATTGGGACCTGAACGAGAACGCCCTGTTCAGAGCACTGGCAGACGACACCACGCGGACAATCCTGTCGCGGACGAGCGACCAACCACGGTCGGCCAACGAGCTCGCGGATCACGTCGACGTCTCGCTATCGACGATCTATCGACGACTGGAACAACTCGAGGGAGATGGATTGATCGACGAGCGTCTTCGCGTCGACATGTCGGGAGACCACCACAAAATGTACCAGGCAACGATTACACACGTCGGCGTCGACATCGACGGCGACGGCGTAAGGACGCACGTGGAACCGAACGAAGACGTCGCCGAGCGCTTCGCGCGAATCTGGGAGCGCATCCGAGGTGATCGCTGA